The Tolypothrix sp. PCC 7712 region AGGGATTTAGGGTGAGGGCAAAGATCATTGGTGTCAACTTAACGTGAAACCCGCTTGGTTGAAAGGTTTTGCCCTCACCCCCAGCCCCTCTCCCTCAGGGCTATGGTGTACACACAAGTCGTGAAATTCCACCTGAAGCTTGGTTTTGCCCTTTAACTCTGGGCTGTTGGAACGCTCCCGAAGCCTGTCCGCAGCGAGGAGGAACGACGAAGCAATCGCAAAAACTACGGGATTATGCGATTACTTCGCTCCGCTATCGCTGCGCTCGTAATGACAATTTAAGGGGTCTATAACGCCTGAAACCCTTACAGCTACCACTTGTGTGTACACCGTAGCTCCCTCAGGGAGAGGGGAGCAAGAGATTCAATTCCCCTTCTCCCTCAGGGAGAAGGGGTTAGGGGATGAGGGCGCGAGGTATTTGTACAACGCCCGCCTCATACCGCTTTTAGCTTAAGTTGACACCAATGGGCAAAGATTCATGCAAGAGGTCTATTTTCAAAGTAAGGTGCGTTACGCCGTAGGCTAACGCACCGAAAATTCTCATGTTACTTGAAGTTAAAACAATCACATACCCAATAATTCCATTGTCTACCTAGATCTGAAAGTTTGCGATAATATGGCGCTAAAATCAGCAACTCAGATTTATGACGCAGGATTTTGCATTATTAAAGCGGATATACAATGCTTTTGACCCATTTCGCCCCTTACCCGCAGGAGATCCGGCTTATGTTGATTGTACAGAAGTGCGGGGAGATGGGGACATATTAGTAGAAGTCGGCAGAGAGATTTTATATTCAGATAGAATGACCTCGCAACTGTATGCAGGTCATCGCGGTGCGGGGAAATCTACAGAATTGCTGCGGTTACAAAAATATTTAGATGAGCAAGGTTGCTTTGTAGTTTATTTTGCCGCCGATGAGCAAGATATTGATCCAGAAGATGCCCAATATACTGATATTCTTTTAGCTTGTACCCGCCACTTACTAGAAGCATTAAAAGATAGCACTTCTCCAGCTAGTTTGTTGAACTGGTTAAGCGAGCGTTGGCAAGATTTAAAAGATTTAGCATTAACTGAAGTTTCCTTACAAAGCTTAAGTATAGAAGGACAAATTTCTCAATTTGCCAAATTAACAGCAAACTTGCGAACAGAACCCACTCAACGCCAAAAAATTCGCGAGCGAGTCAACCCGCATACAATTACTTTGATTGCTGCTTTAAATGAATTTATTCAAGATGCTAAAAAGCACTTACCTACAGGATATTCTCAACTTGTATTAATTGCTGATAACTTAGACCGGATTGTACCCATACCTCAAGAAGATGGACGCAGCAATCACGACCAAATTTTTATCGACCGTAGTGAGCAACTGCAAGCTTTAGACTGTCATTTGCTGTACACAATACCCATTTCTTTGCTGTATTCTAATCGCGCCGCAGACCTAGCGAATATTTATGGTAATACTCAAGTATTGCCGATGATTATGGTGCAAACACCAGATAATCAACCATATCAACGGGGAATTAATAAAGTTACAGAAATCCTGCAAAAGCGTCTTAGTTTAATCGACCCAAGTTTATCTATTGTCGATATGTTTGAGCAGCGAGAAGCTTTAGAAAGACTATGCTTGATGAGTGGAGGTCACGTGCGAAATTTATTATTATTAATGAAGGAGGCGATTAAATACACTAACAGCCTACCCATTCCTACCAGAGCCTTACAGCGCTCATTTAGCGAGTTACGAAATACTTACCGAAATACAGTTTTTGCTAATGAATGGGAAGCGCTAGCAAATGTATATCATTCTAAAGAAATAGAAAACGATCCATTGTATCGAGGTTTATTATTTAATCGCTGTATTTTAGAATATCGTTATTTAAATGGAGATGGAGAAAGTCAAGTTTGGTATGATATTCATCCTCTCGTCAAAGGAATTAAGGAATTCCAAGATACATTTAATCGATTTTATCCGGCATAGAAATAAATAACAGTGTCATTGGTTAACATGAGGAGCATTTTAAATGTGTAATAACATGATTTGTCATTGCGAGCGTAACGTAGTGGAGCGAAGCAATCGCCAAGTAAGGGTGTTGCGATTGCTTCATTACGCTACGCTTCATTCGCAATGACTATTAATAATACTTTCAACAAAATGCAAAAAGCTATTACTAGCTGCAAGATCCCCGACTTCTTCAAGAAGTCGGGGATCTGACCCCTCGTAACTTTATAAGGCATGACAAAGCTAAGATTATGGCATTAGATCTGACGGATTGGGATAGGGATTTACCCTCAGAAGGAGAGGAAGAATATCAAGCCTTAGTCCGTACTCTTAATTTTACAGAAGGTTTTGGCTTATTATTTGTCCGTTGCTCTCCGGCTGAAGGTGAGCAGTTAATTATTAAAGTCAAAGAAGATATTACTAATAAAAATATTGAAGTTCTACGACTTGAGCAAGCCGTCGATAATTTATATGAAATAATTGATAATTTAGATAATAAAGAAAAAATAAATATTTTATTTATTACAGGGTTAGAGCATTCATTTTATGAATATGAAGAATGCAAAAGCTTGATGGGTTGGAATAGTAAAGATATTTATTCATATAGTTGGAAGGGCGTACCACCTGTTTTAATTAACCTCAATCAACAGCGAGAACGGTTTAAAGAGAACTTTAATATCTGTTTTGTATTCTTGCTACCGATATTTGCAATTAAATATTTTATTCAACGTGCGCCTGATTTTTTTGATTGGCGTTCAGGCTTGTTTGAATTTCCTATAGATTCAGAAACTTTAGAACAAGAGTCATCACGTATAATGCAGGATGGAGATGAAGAAAAATATCTCAACTTAACCCCAGAAGAAAGAACTCAACAAATCATAGCAATTCAGGCATTAATAGCAGAAGACCATCAAACACCTGACCGTCAATATGATCTATTGATTAAATTGGGAAAATTACATTCTGCTGGAAAGGATTACAAAGAAGCGATTTACACTTACGAAAAAGCATTAGAAATTAAACCTGATACATCCGATACGTGGTATCATCTGGGCAATTCACTAAGAAATTTAGGGCGTAATCAAGAAGCGATTTTTGCATACGACAAAGCAGTGGAAATTAAACCTAATTACCACCACGCTTGGAATAACCGTGGGTATGCGCTACAAAATTTAGGACGCAATCAAGAAGCGATCACTTCTTACAATAAGGCTTTGGAAATTAATCCTAATTACTACTATGCTTGGAGCTTTAGAGGGATTGCACTAGATAATCTAGGATGCTATGAAGAAGCAATTGATTCTTATGATCAAGCAGTTGCTATTAAACCTAATGATAACTATGCTTGGTATTTTCGAGGGATTACACTAGGGAACTTAGGACGTTATGAAGAAGCGATCGCGTCTTATGACAAAGCTCTGGAAATTAAACCTGATGATCACTATGCTTGGAACAGTAGGGGGATTGCGCTAGGGAATTTAGGACGTTATGAAGAAGCCATTGCCTCTTATGACAAAGCTCTGGAAATTAAACCTGATGATCACTATGATTGGTACAACCGGGGAATTGCATTAGATGATTTAGGACGGCATGAAGAAGCCATTGCCTCTTATGACAAAGTATTAGAAATAAACCCAGATTATCATAAAGTATGGAAGAAAAGAGGTCGTTCATTAACAAAATTAGGTCGTTATGAAGACGCGAACATTAACTATAACCAAGCTGCCGAGTTTCTAATTGATGATGGTTTTTTTTGGTATTTTAGAGCATATTCATTGTATTACTCTGGTCAATATAAAGAGGCACTTGCAAGCTTTGAAATAGCTATTAATAGTACCATAAATAAATTTGATAATAATTATTCCTGGGTTACACATTATCAACGAATTTTAATTAATTTTACATCTGATCCCTCCTATTTATTCTGGTATGGTAAAGGTATATGTCTTTGGAAATTGCACTTTTATAAGGAAGCTTTGGCTAGCTTTAAAAAAGTTTTCTTTAACTCTTACTTGTATCAAGATTGCTTCAGCATATTTAAAGCTGTATTTAAGGCTATTTACCAGAAAAATTTTGGCTTGAAAGAAGTAAAATATGCTCTTACTGATTTTTTAGAGAAAAGCGGTTTCAAGCATTGATTTAAGGATAGCTTCACTTATACTAAAAACAGTTATTCAGTCGTGATTGCAATCTATGACAGCAACACCATTCATTCACAAGCAGTATGTTGAGTGGAGAGAAAACGGTTACTGGATTAAGGACAGTCGTGTTTATTTAGACTCTGTTGTTTATGCTTTCTTGAATGGTACATCACCGGAAAGTATCATTCAAAGTTTTCCAGTATTAAAGCTTGAGCAAGTTTATGGTGCTATTACATTTTACTTAGCAAATCAGTCAGCAATTGATGCTTATTTGCAAGCTGGTGAAGCTGAGTTTGAGAAACTGCGTCAAGCTTCAAAGGAACAGAATGCTGCATTGTATAATAAGTTGCTTGCTGCTAAAGGCGATCATCAATGAAAATTCGGTTTGAGTCAGATGCTAACTTTAATCCAAGTACTCTGTCAGTTATTTAATGTTTGAGTATTATTACTGATTGCTTCTATATAAAACTTATTTTATATTTTTCTTCCTCAGAATTTTGTGGTGAATAAATGAGGAGAGATGAAAAATAATGATGATATTTCAAGACTTAGATGATGTAACACGTAAACGGATGATAGCTGAAGTTGAGTCGGATACGGCTAATGGCAAGCTATACATTAGTTCACGTTTGAGTGCAAATGGCAGACAAGATTATGTGAATTTACTCAAAGAAGCAATTACTAGCCATAATGAGGTATGGTTGGCTCAACAACTTTCCTTAAATGGTAGACTCAACTTAACAGAGGAAAGAAAAAAACCAAAGGGCGGCTATACGACTGCAAAAGTTCCTGAAACGGCTCCTGAAACACTAGCAGAAGGTGAATTTAACCGTTTTTACATTCGTGGCTTATGTCTCAGGGCATTGGAGGAAGGAATATTTGAGCTTGAAGTTTATCGTGCTAAATCTGTAATGAATCCTCGTCTAGAGTCACAAGCAAAAT contains the following coding sequences:
- a CDS encoding AAA family ATPase: MTQDFALLKRIYNAFDPFRPLPAGDPAYVDCTEVRGDGDILVEVGREILYSDRMTSQLYAGHRGAGKSTELLRLQKYLDEQGCFVVYFAADEQDIDPEDAQYTDILLACTRHLLEALKDSTSPASLLNWLSERWQDLKDLALTEVSLQSLSIEGQISQFAKLTANLRTEPTQRQKIRERVNPHTITLIAALNEFIQDAKKHLPTGYSQLVLIADNLDRIVPIPQEDGRSNHDQIFIDRSEQLQALDCHLLYTIPISLLYSNRAADLANIYGNTQVLPMIMVQTPDNQPYQRGINKVTEILQKRLSLIDPSLSIVDMFEQREALERLCLMSGGHVRNLLLLMKEAIKYTNSLPIPTRALQRSFSELRNTYRNTVFANEWEALANVYHSKEIENDPLYRGLLFNRCILEYRYLNGDGESQVWYDIHPLVKGIKEFQDTFNRFYPA
- a CDS encoding tetratricopeptide repeat protein, whose product is MALDLTDWDRDLPSEGEEEYQALVRTLNFTEGFGLLFVRCSPAEGEQLIIKVKEDITNKNIEVLRLEQAVDNLYEIIDNLDNKEKINILFITGLEHSFYEYEECKSLMGWNSKDIYSYSWKGVPPVLINLNQQRERFKENFNICFVFLLPIFAIKYFIQRAPDFFDWRSGLFEFPIDSETLEQESSRIMQDGDEEKYLNLTPEERTQQIIAIQALIAEDHQTPDRQYDLLIKLGKLHSAGKDYKEAIYTYEKALEIKPDTSDTWYHLGNSLRNLGRNQEAIFAYDKAVEIKPNYHHAWNNRGYALQNLGRNQEAITSYNKALEINPNYYYAWSFRGIALDNLGCYEEAIDSYDQAVAIKPNDNYAWYFRGITLGNLGRYEEAIASYDKALEIKPDDHYAWNSRGIALGNLGRYEEAIASYDKALEIKPDDHYDWYNRGIALDDLGRHEEAIASYDKVLEINPDYHKVWKKRGRSLTKLGRYEDANINYNQAAEFLIDDGFFWYFRAYSLYYSGQYKEALASFEIAINSTINKFDNNYSWVTHYQRILINFTSDPSYLFWYGKGICLWKLHFYKEALASFKKVFFNSYLYQDCFSIFKAVFKAIYQKNFGLKEVKYALTDFLEKSGFKH
- a CDS encoding DUF433 domain-containing protein, with protein sequence MTATPFIHKQYVEWRENGYWIKDSRVYLDSVVYAFLNGTSPESIIQSFPVLKLEQVYGAITFYLANQSAIDAYLQAGEAEFEKLRQASKEQNAALYNKLLAAKGDHQ